One segment of Salvelinus alpinus chromosome 1, SLU_Salpinus.1, whole genome shotgun sequence DNA contains the following:
- the LOC139568456 gene encoding carbohydrate sulfotransferase 12-like isoform X1, which yields MFSAACVKGVTMGKWRLFRVSLVLGSVFMILLIILYWDDVGASHLYLPPLSPRPAPDHPPTHPTPSFLSDINAFVNQFLEGTNDPTDSAPPDSANQSERDEERYVPRREWKVHLTPIDPEKRLGQERRRQRLHDLCHHGDDLAFPGKNRSFDDIPNRELDHLIVDDRHGIIYCYVPKVACSNWKRIMIVLSESLLQEGVPYRDPLAVPQEMVHNSSLHFTFNKFWKRYGKFSRHLMKVKLQKYTKFLFVRDPFVRLISAYRNKFEQPNDEFYRRFALLMLRRYGNHSEPPAAAGDAFPAGIRPSFSEFVQYLLDPQTESDAPFNEHWRQVYRLCHPCQIQYDFVGQLETVQEDAEQLLRVLKVDNVVDFPSSHRNHTASSWQEDWFSRVPRVARRDLYRLYEPDFRLFGYSRPDSLLD from the exons ATGTTCTCTGCTGCTTGTGTTAAGGGTGTCACCATGGGGAAGTGGAGGTTGTTCCGTGTCTCTCTGGTTCTGGGTTCAGTCTTTATGATCCTGTTGATTATACTCTACTGGGACGACGTTGGAGCCTCTCACCTCTACctgccccccctctccccccggcCCGCCCCtgaccacccccccacacacccaacaccctccttcctctccgacaTCAACGCCTTCGTAAACCAGTTCCTGGAGGGAACCAATGATCCGACAGATTCCGCCCCCCCAGACTCTGCCAACCAATCAGAGCGCGATGAGGAGCGGTACGTTCCCCGGAGGGAGTGGAAGGTCCATCTGACGCCCATCGACCCCGAGAAACGACTAGGacag gagaGACGGCGGCAGCGTCTCCATGATCTCTGTCACCATGGTGATGACCTGGCTTTTCCGGGGAAGAACCGTTCGTTTGACGACATCCCCAACAGGGAGCTGGATCACCTGATCGTCGACGACCGCCACGGTATCATATACTGCTACGTCCCCAAG gtggcgtgtagtaactggaagaggatcatgatcgtgctcagtgagagtctgctCCAGGAGGGAGTTCCGTACAGGGATCCTCTGGCAGTTCCTCAGGAGATGGTCCACAACAGCAGCCTCCACTTCACCTTCAACAAGTTCTGGAAACGCTACGGGAAGTTCTCCCGACACCTGATGAAG GTGAAGCTGCAGAAGTACACCAAGTTCCTGTTTGTCAGAGATCCGTTCGTCCGCCTCATCTCGGCGTATCGGAACAAGTTTGAGCAGCCCAACGACGAGTTCTACCGCCGATTCGCTCTGCTCATGCTCCGTCGCTACGGTAACCACTCTGAACCTCCCGCGGCGGCGGGCGACGCGTTTCCTGCCGGAATCCGGCCCTCCTTCTCAGAGTTCGTCCAATACCTACTGGACCCCCAGACAGAGAGCGACGCCCCCTTCAACGAGCACTGGAGACAGGTCTACCGGCTATGCCACCCCTGTCAAATACAG taTGACTTTGTGGGCCAGCTGGAGACGGTTCAGGAGGATGCTGAACAGCTACTGAGGGTTTTGAAGGTGGACAACGTGGTTGACTTCCCCTCCTCTCACAGGAACCACACGGCCAGCAGCTGGCAGGAGGACTGGTTCAGCAGGGTGCCCCGAGTGGCCAGGAGGGATCTCTACAGGCTGTATGAACCAGACTTCAGACTGTTTGGCTACTCCAGACCAGACTCACTGCTAGACTGA
- the LOC139568456 gene encoding carbohydrate sulfotransferase 12-like isoform X2 yields the protein MGKWRLFRVSLVLGSVFMILLIILYWDDVGASHLYLPPLSPRPAPDHPPTHPTPSFLSDINAFVNQFLEGTNDPTDSAPPDSANQSERDEERYVPRREWKVHLTPIDPEKRLGQERRRQRLHDLCHHGDDLAFPGKNRSFDDIPNRELDHLIVDDRHGIIYCYVPKVACSNWKRIMIVLSESLLQEGVPYRDPLAVPQEMVHNSSLHFTFNKFWKRYGKFSRHLMKVKLQKYTKFLFVRDPFVRLISAYRNKFEQPNDEFYRRFALLMLRRYGNHSEPPAAAGDAFPAGIRPSFSEFVQYLLDPQTESDAPFNEHWRQVYRLCHPCQIQYDFVGQLETVQEDAEQLLRVLKVDNVVDFPSSHRNHTASSWQEDWFSRVPRVARRDLYRLYEPDFRLFGYSRPDSLLD from the exons ATGGGGAAGTGGAGGTTGTTCCGTGTCTCTCTGGTTCTGGGTTCAGTCTTTATGATCCTGTTGATTATACTCTACTGGGACGACGTTGGAGCCTCTCACCTCTACctgccccccctctccccccggcCCGCCCCtgaccacccccccacacacccaacaccctccttcctctccgacaTCAACGCCTTCGTAAACCAGTTCCTGGAGGGAACCAATGATCCGACAGATTCCGCCCCCCCAGACTCTGCCAACCAATCAGAGCGCGATGAGGAGCGGTACGTTCCCCGGAGGGAGTGGAAGGTCCATCTGACGCCCATCGACCCCGAGAAACGACTAGGacag gagaGACGGCGGCAGCGTCTCCATGATCTCTGTCACCATGGTGATGACCTGGCTTTTCCGGGGAAGAACCGTTCGTTTGACGACATCCCCAACAGGGAGCTGGATCACCTGATCGTCGACGACCGCCACGGTATCATATACTGCTACGTCCCCAAG gtggcgtgtagtaactggaagaggatcatgatcgtgctcagtgagagtctgctCCAGGAGGGAGTTCCGTACAGGGATCCTCTGGCAGTTCCTCAGGAGATGGTCCACAACAGCAGCCTCCACTTCACCTTCAACAAGTTCTGGAAACGCTACGGGAAGTTCTCCCGACACCTGATGAAG GTGAAGCTGCAGAAGTACACCAAGTTCCTGTTTGTCAGAGATCCGTTCGTCCGCCTCATCTCGGCGTATCGGAACAAGTTTGAGCAGCCCAACGACGAGTTCTACCGCCGATTCGCTCTGCTCATGCTCCGTCGCTACGGTAACCACTCTGAACCTCCCGCGGCGGCGGGCGACGCGTTTCCTGCCGGAATCCGGCCCTCCTTCTCAGAGTTCGTCCAATACCTACTGGACCCCCAGACAGAGAGCGACGCCCCCTTCAACGAGCACTGGAGACAGGTCTACCGGCTATGCCACCCCTGTCAAATACAG taTGACTTTGTGGGCCAGCTGGAGACGGTTCAGGAGGATGCTGAACAGCTACTGAGGGTTTTGAAGGTGGACAACGTGGTTGACTTCCCCTCCTCTCACAGGAACCACACGGCCAGCAGCTGGCAGGAGGACTGGTTCAGCAGGGTGCCCCGAGTGGCCAGGAGGGATCTCTACAGGCTGTATGAACCAGACTTCAGACTGTTTGGCTACTCCAGACCAGACTCACTGCTAGACTGA